The sequence ACTCCTCCCACGCACGAACTTGAGCAAGCTTCTGGAGGCGGGTGGGTTCAAGGAGACGACCGAAACCGTCGCGGACGGTCTCATCCACCTCCAGGAAGCGAACCGACGTGTTCGCTCGACGCTCACTGGACTTCGCGAGGACGTGACTCTGGCCGTCGACACGGACGTTCAAACCGACGAAGTCGCCGGGTTACTCGAGGCGTTTGCTGCCGAACTGACCGAACGGATCGGCGCGACCGACGACCGCCTGTCGACCGTCAAATCACAAGGTGACGGTATCGACGGCGTCATCGGCGAGACGAACGACACACAGGAGTGGGTCGAAGAGGTGACCGACGTCTGGAATCGTCGTCTGCCGACGCTGCAACAGCTCGACGCGGTGTTCACGATCGGAAGTCGTCAGTTCGACTGGCTCGACGAGGACGCCCGCTCTCTCGTCGACGCCCGTTCGACTGTGGTCTCGTCGTTCGACGGCGCGTGGTGGACGGCGGACGGGTGGAGTACGCTCTCCGGAGAGTTGGTCCCCGATCTCGCCCCCGACCTCGAGCGGTCGTGGAACACGTTCGTCGACGAACGTGGCCTGCGTGAACTGGTCGATCGTATCGAGGAGCATCCCTGGGTGCGCCCGGCGACCGCCCTCCCGGCAGGCGTCCACATCGCCTTCGAGGGCGAGTACATCACGCCGCTGCGTCAGCTCCAGCAGTGGTACGAAACGATCGAGAACGCCATCACGACGCTGTCGGGTGGTGCAGATGCGGACGAGATCGCCGAGGTAACGGACGGCGTGGCGCAAGTAGAGCCGCTCGACGGCGCGGTCGAGGTCGGTCCGGCTGCGTTGACTGCTCGGCTCGACGAACTGTCGTCGATCGTCGGCGACCGAGCGCCCGACGACATCGACCAGATCGGCATCGTTCCCGACGACCGGCAGAAACTGAACCGTCGCGTGGCGCGTCTCGTCGAACAGCGAGCCCTCGAAATCGAGGAGACGGCCGACGGGGTGATCATTCGATGAGCCAGGGAAGTCCGTCGCCGTTCCGCGACTTCAAGACGAAGCTGTGTACGTTCGCGAAGGGCCAGCACGGAATCCGCAATCCGTTCGTCATCGCTGCCGTCGCCCCGGCGATCGAACATCGGGTCACGGACCGCCTCGAGACCTGGTCGACTGGCCGAGGGAAATCCCCGGTGGTTCCAGACGACATCACCGTGCAGCCGATCTGGCTCGACGAACTCCTCCCACAAACCGACGTGTACAAGCTCCTCGTCGATCTGGGCGAGCCCCTGGCTGAGATCGGCGGCGAGAAATCCTCGGGTGAGCGGATCGCGGAGACGATGCAGGATCGGCTCGCCGAAGAGCTCGTTCAGGGGATGATCGAACACGAGCTCGGCGACGCTCAGCTGGAGACGCAGAGTCACGTGGTGCTGCTGCTCAACCTGGGTAGTCTGTACCCGTTCACGCGCGCGTTGGAACTGCTCGATGAACTCGACCGACGAAACGTCAAGTCCACGGTCGGCATCCCGTTCCCCGGGGATGTCGTCGGGGGGAAGCTGAGCTTCTTCGGTGGCGAATCGCCACACTACTACCCCGCCCACCAGATCGACGGCCAGATCCAGGGGGTACATCTCCAGTGACGATCGCCGACCTCTTCCACAGCGATCCGACGCGACAGCTCGAAGAGGTACAGAAGGTCAACGCTCGCGAACGGGCCGAGACCGACGTGAGAGAGTTCTACGAGACCGACAGCGCCGAGCGGGTTCTCGGGCAACTCGGCGAGGCGATCCAGACACGTCTCGGTGAGGCTGCGCGCTTCCTCTACATCCACGCGACGTTCGGATCAGGGAAGACCCACCTCCTGAAGCTGGTTGGCTTCCTCGCTGACGACGAATCCGAGTTCGCCTCTCTGGGTGATCGACTGGCCGAGCAGTGGCCAGGGTTCGACGAGCTCCAGCGGTCCATCGGTGACTCGCACGCCGACCGCCTCAAACCGATCTTCCTCAACCTGCTCGACCGCGACGCGTCGAAGGAGCCACCGCTGCCGTTCCTCATCTTCGAAGCGATCGGCCGCGAACTCGGATATCCGACCGGGCCGAACTGGCTGCTCGAGTGGACCTGGACGCTCGATATGGAGTATCAGGGTGTCTGGGAGGCGCTCCAGACGGTCGAACACGACGGGAAGACGTTCGACGACGTGCTCGACGAGCGGGCCACACTCCGCAGCTGGCTCTACGACGCGTTGCCGGCGATGCCGGAGACGGCCGGGACGGCGCTCGACAGCCGTTCGGGCGTGAAAGCTGCCATCGAAACCGCGGAAGACGACATCGAGCCCGACGCGTTCGACCCCGGTGATCTCGTCTCGCGTGTTGAGACCGCAACGGAAGCCCTGAACGACGGGAGCAAGCGAACCGAGTTGCTGCTGGGTCTGGACGAGGTGGCGCTCTTCGTCGGCGACAGTCGCCACCGCTACCGTGAGTTCGAGGCGACGATGGAGGCGCTCCAGCGGGGTCCGAACCCCGTCGTCGTCACCACCGGGCAGTACTCGCTTCCGGAGACGCGCGCGAGCCTCATCGGAGAGCCTCCCGAAGACCACTGGACACACCAGCAGGTCCCGCTCGAAGGCGCAGACGCGGAGATCATCGTGCGAAAACGGTGGCTCCAGAAGTCCGATCCCGATGGCCGGGAGCGCGTCGCGTCGCTGGTGGCGTCGATGCCCGACCTCTCGCTCCGGACGTACGGGGCGGTGACGAGCGCCGACCCGGACCCGGTCGAGTCCTACCCGTTCCGCGAGTACGACCTGTCGCTCCTGCGGGCGGTGATGCAGGAACTCATCACGCAGGGACGCTCGGCCGACCGCGACGACATCCAGGGCCGAGCACTGCTCGTCCTGGTCCGGTCGCTGTTCACCAAGTTTGGCTGGGCGTCGAAGGAAGCGGGATCGCTCGTCACGTGGGATATCCTGTTCGACCTGCTGGTCGAGGAGACGACGTACC comes from Haloplanus sp. XH21 and encodes:
- a CDS encoding BREX protein BrxB domain-containing protein, whose amino-acid sequence is MSQGSPSPFRDFKTKLCTFAKGQHGIRNPFVIAAVAPAIEHRVTDRLETWSTGRGKSPVVPDDITVQPIWLDELLPQTDVYKLLVDLGEPLAEIGGEKSSGERIAETMQDRLAEELVQGMIEHELGDAQLETQSHVVLLLNLGSLYPFTRALELLDELDRRNVKSTVGIPFPGDVVGGKLSFFGGESPHYYPAHQIDGQIQGVHLQ